From a single Pyruvatibacter sp. genomic region:
- a CDS encoding malate synthase G, which translates to MNYLDKADIKVAAPLVEFVETKCLPGTGLDADAFWAGASAIFTRFSAQNDALLAEREDLQAKIDAWHTANPGPITDHAAYEAFLREIGYLVDEPAPFEITTANVDPEIATMAGPQLVVPSLNARFVLNAANARWGSLYDAFYGTDALPGKAKSPGYDEDRGAQVVERAKSMLDEVAPLASGSHKDVKGYTVEGGALVPALKDPSLFAGFTGLPADPQSILLKHNGLHIEILINRSTNVGSTDPAGVTDILMEAALTTIVDLEDSVAAVDCADKVDAYTNWLGLMNGDLVESFEKGGATLTRKLAADKDYTTPDGKAATLQGRSTLLVRNVGHLMKTEAVLLADGSQAPEGVLDGIITNLISLRDVGRNGRRVNSPAGSIYVVKPKMHGPKEVAFTDSLFAAVEDLLGLARNTIKVGVMDEERRTSANLAACIKAVSGRIVFINTGFLDRTGDEMHTSMKAGPMILKADMKTTDWIKAYEERNVAIGLACGLSGKAQIGKGMWAAPDRMGDMLEQKIGHPKTGANTAWVPSPTAATLHAIHYHQVDVFGLRAEIAKRETPALSTLLTIPLAKDTNWPTDVVERELENNAQGILGYVVRWIDQGVGCSKVPDVNDIGLMEDRATLRISSQHMANWLMHGICTPAQVDAAFERMATKVDGQNAGDAAYEPMAPKFDGLAYEAAKALVYEGAKQPSGYTEPLLHAYRVKKKAP; encoded by the coding sequence ATGAACTATCTCGACAAGGCTGACATCAAGGTCGCAGCTCCTCTGGTGGAGTTTGTTGAAACCAAATGCCTGCCCGGAACGGGTCTCGATGCCGATGCCTTTTGGGCCGGTGCATCTGCTATCTTCACTCGGTTTTCTGCCCAAAATGATGCTCTGCTCGCCGAGCGCGAAGATCTTCAGGCGAAGATTGATGCCTGGCACACGGCCAACCCCGGCCCAATCACCGATCACGCAGCTTACGAAGCATTCCTGCGCGAGATTGGCTATCTGGTCGATGAGCCTGCACCGTTTGAAATCACCACGGCCAATGTGGATCCCGAAATTGCAACCATGGCTGGGCCGCAGCTTGTTGTGCCATCGCTCAACGCCCGTTTTGTGCTCAACGCCGCTAACGCGCGCTGGGGCAGTCTGTATGACGCGTTCTACGGCACGGATGCGCTGCCGGGCAAAGCCAAAAGTCCCGGCTATGACGAAGACCGTGGTGCACAGGTTGTGGAGCGCGCCAAGAGTATGCTCGACGAGGTGGCACCGCTGGCTTCTGGCAGCCACAAGGACGTAAAAGGCTACACGGTAGAGGGCGGCGCGCTGGTGCCGGCGCTCAAAGACCCGTCGCTGTTCGCGGGTTTCACCGGCCTGCCCGCCGACCCGCAGTCGATATTGCTGAAGCACAACGGCCTGCACATCGAAATCCTGATCAACCGCTCCACAAATGTCGGCTCGACGGACCCCGCGGGCGTCACCGACATTCTGATGGAAGCAGCGCTTACCACCATTGTTGACCTGGAAGACTCAGTCGCCGCTGTTGATTGCGCGGATAAAGTGGACGCCTACACAAACTGGCTCGGCCTGATGAATGGCGACCTTGTGGAGAGTTTTGAAAAGGGCGGCGCAACGCTGACCCGCAAACTGGCCGCTGACAAGGACTATACAACCCCGGACGGCAAAGCCGCCACGCTGCAGGGCCGCAGCACGCTGCTGGTGCGCAACGTAGGGCATCTCATGAAAACCGAGGCCGTGCTGCTTGCCGATGGCAGTCAGGCCCCTGAGGGCGTGCTCGACGGCATTATCACCAACCTCATTTCCCTGCGCGATGTCGGCAGGAACGGTCGCCGCGTCAACAGCCCGGCAGGGTCTATTTATGTTGTGAAGCCCAAGATGCACGGGCCGAAGGAAGTTGCCTTCACCGACAGTCTGTTTGCTGCCGTTGAAGACCTGCTGGGTCTCGCCCGCAACACCATCAAGGTGGGCGTCATGGACGAGGAGCGGCGCACGTCCGCCAACCTTGCTGCCTGCATCAAGGCAGTTTCGGGGCGCATCGTGTTCATCAACACAGGTTTTCTGGATCGCACCGGCGATGAAATGCATACCAGCATGAAAGCCGGACCGATGATCCTTAAGGCCGACATGAAAACTACCGACTGGATCAAGGCCTATGAAGAGCGCAATGTCGCCATTGGCCTGGCCTGCGGTTTGTCGGGCAAGGCACAGATAGGCAAGGGCATGTGGGCCGCCCCTGACCGTATGGGCGATATGCTGGAACAGAAAATCGGCCACCCGAAAACGGGCGCCAATACCGCCTGGGTACCAAGCCCCACAGCCGCTACGCTGCACGCCATCCACTATCATCAGGTTGATGTGTTCGGCCTGCGTGCCGAAATTGCCAAACGCGAAACCCCGGCACTCAGCACGCTTTTGACAATCCCGCTGGCAAAAGACACCAACTGGCCAACAGACGTTGTGGAGCGCGAGCTGGAAAACAACGCCCAAGGCATTTTGGGCTATGTCGTGCGCTGGATCGACCAGGGCGTTGGGTGTTCAAAGGTGCCGGACGTCAACGACATCGGCCTGATGGAAGACCGCGCAACCTTGCGCATCTCGTCCCAGCATATGGCCAACTGGCTGATGCACGGTATCTGCACCCCTGCGCAGGTGGATGCAGCCTTTGAACGCATGGCCACAAAAGTTGACGGCCAGAATGCGGGCGACGCGGCCTACGAACCAATGGCACCAAAGTTTGACGGTCTGGCCTACGAAGCCGCCAAGGCTCTGGTCTATGAAGGCGCCAAACAGCCCAGCGGCTATACCGAGCCGCTGCTGCACGCCTACCGCGTCAAAAAGAAGGCGCCGTAG